In Phacochoerus africanus isolate WHEZ1 chromosome 1, ROS_Pafr_v1, whole genome shotgun sequence, the following are encoded in one genomic region:
- the ABCF3 gene encoding ATP-binding cassette sub-family F member 3, with translation MATCAEILRSEFPEIDGQVFDYVTGVLHSGSADFESVDDLVEAVGELLQEVSGDSKDDAGIRAVCQRMYNTLRLAEPQTQGNSQVLLDAPIQLSKITENYDCGTKLPGLLKREQSSTVNAKKLEKAEARLRAKQEKRSEKDTFKTNNPLVLEEASASQAGSRKESRLESSGKNKSYDVRIENFDVSFGDRVLLAGADVNLAWGRRYGLVGRNGLGKTTLLKMLATRSLRVPAHISLLHVEQEVAGDDTPALQSVLESDTVREDLLRRERELSAQIAAGRAESSEAAQLAEVYAKLEEIEADKAPARASVILAGLGFTPKMQQQPTREFSGGWRMRLALARALFARPDLLLLDEPTNMLDVRAILWLENYLQTWPSTILVVSHDRNFLNAIATDIIHLHSQRLDGYRGDFETFIKSKQERLLNQQREYEAQQQYRQHIQVFIDRFRYNANRASQVQSKLKMLEKLPELKPVDKELEVVMKFPDGFEKFSPPILQLDEVDFYYDPKHIIFSRLSVSADLESRICVVGENGAGKSTMLKLLMGDLAPVRGIRHAHRNLKIGYFSQHHVEQLDLNVSAVELLARKFPGRPEEEYRHQLGRYGISGELAVRPVASLSGGQKSRVAFAQMTMPCPNFYILDEPTNHLDMETIEALGRALNNFRGGVILVSHDERFIRLVCRELWVCEGGGVTRVEGGFDQYRALLQEQFRREGFL, from the exons ATGGCGACTTGCGCTGAAATCCTGCGGAGCGAGTTCCCAGAAATTGACGGACAAGTCTTCGACTACGTGACGG GCGTCTTGCACAGCGGCAGTGCGGACTTCGAGTCTGTGGATGACCTGGTGGAAGCTGTGGGGGAACTGTTGCAGGAGGTGTCCGGGGACAGCAAGGATGACGCGGGCATCAGGGCCGTGTGTCAGCGCATGTACAACACTCTGCGCCT GGCTGAGCCACAGACCCAGGGAAACAGCCAGGTGCTACTAGACGCTCCCATCCAGTTGTCAAAGATAACAGAGAACTACG ACTGTGGCACCAAACTTCCAGGACTTCTAAAGAGGGAACAGTCGTCg ACAGTGAATGCGAAGAAGCTAGAAAAAGCTGAAGCTCGACTGAGGGCAAAGCAGGAGAAGCGCTCAGAGAAGGACACATTCAAAACCAATAACCCTCT aGTCTTGGAAGAGGCATCAGCCAGCCAGGCAGGCAGCAGAAAGGAGAGTCGATTGGAATCATCTGGCAAGAACAAATCCTATGATGTGCGAATTGAGAACTTTGATGTGTCCTTTGGCGATAG GGTACTGCTGGCTGGAGCAGATGTGAACCTGGCATGGGGCCGCCGCTATGGGCTGGTGGGTCGTAATGGCTTGGGGAAGACGACACTGCTGAAGATGCTGGCCACCCGGAGCCTGCGGGTTCCAGCCCATATTTCCCTGCTGCATGTAGAGCAGGAGGTTGCTGGAGACGACACCCCTGCCCTGCAGAGTGTCCTGGAGAGTGACACTGTGCGAGAAGATCTCCTGCGGCGGGAGCGGGAGCTCAGTGCCCAGATTGCTGCTGGCAG GGCTGAGAGCTCAGAAGCTGCACAGCTGGCAGAAGTCTATGCCAAGTTGGAAGAGATTGAGGCTGACAAAGCACCTGCCAG GGCATCAGTCATTCTTGCTGGGCTTGGCTTTACCCCTAAAATGCAACAGCAGCCCACCCG GGAGTTTTCAGGTGGCTGGAGGATGAGACTGGCCCTGGCACGGGCACTGTTTGCTAG GCCAGATCTGCTGCTGTTAGATG AACCCACAAATATGCTGGATGTACGGGCCATCCTGTGGCTGGAGAATTACCTGCAG ACGTGGCCCTCCACAATCCTGGTCGTCTCCCATGACCGCAACTTCCTgaatgccatagccacagacatCATCCACCTGCACAGCCAGCGGCTGGACGGTTACCGGGGAGACTTTGAGACCTTCATCAAGAGCAAGCAGGAGCGGCTGCTCAACCAGCAGCGTGAATACGAGGCCCAGCAGCAGTATCGCCAGCATATCCAG GTTTTCATTGACCGGTTTCGCTACAATGCCAACAGAGCCTCTCAAGTGCAGAGTAAACTCAAGATGCTGGAGAAGCT ACCAGAGCTGAAACCCGTGGACAAGGAGTTGGAGGTAGTGATGAA GTTTCCCGATGGGTTTGAGAAGTTCTCACCACCAATTCTGCAACTAGATGAGGTGGATTTCTACTATGATCCTAAGCACATCATCTTCAGCCGTCTCTCCGTCTCTGCTGATCTTGAATCCCGTATTTGCGTG GTTGGGGAGAATGGGGCTGGGAAGTCTACCATGCTGAAGTTGCTTATGGGGGACCTGGCCCCTGTTCGGGGCATCAGACATGCTCACAG GAATCTAAAGATCGGCTATTTCAGCCAGCACCATGTGGAGCAGCTGGACCTGAATGTTAGTGCTGTAGAACTGCTGGCACGCAAATTCCCTG GTCGGCCTGAAGAGGAGTACCGTCACCAGCTGGGCCGGTACGGCATCTCTGGAGAGCTGGCCGTGCGCCCTGTTGCCAGCTTGTCTGGGGGCCAGAAGAGCCGGGTAGCGTTTGCTCAGATGACCATGCCCTG CCCCAACTTCTACATTCTGGATGAACCCACAAACCACCTGGATATGGAGACAATTGAGGCTCTGGGCCGTGCTCTCAACAATTTCAGG GGTGGTGTGATTCTGGTGTCCCACGATGAGCGCTTCATCAGGCTGGTGTGCCGGGAGCTGTGGGTGTGCGAAGGAGGCGGCGTCACCCGGGTCGAGGGGGGATTTGACCAGTACCGAGCCCTTCTCCAGGAACAGTTTCGCCGTGAGGGCTTCCTCTAG
- the VWA5B2 gene encoding von Willebrand factor A domain-containing protein 5B2, translating to MPGLYCPSSWTPLPLTDSWVRACANGPCLSLRARLTYHNPQPQPVDGVFVYPLAEAEVVSGFEAEAAGRRVSFQLQSRRRTQAACCRALGPALGALTPRRCAQGHLVLDLAQARSTLVLPTGLIAAAGTVTVTLRSSRELPSRPDGVLRVAVPSVLTPLAPPGPPGPPRPPGLCDDSPTSCFRVGSPEGAGPAWEEPAAPQDVFSGPARCPAPYTFSFKMLVTGPCLLAGLESPSHALRADAPPHASSAATICVTLAEGHRCDRALEILLHPSEPHQPHLMLEAGSLSSAEYEAQVRARRDFQRLQRRDSDGDRQVWFLQRRFHKDILLNPVLVLSFCPDLSSKPGHLGTATRELLVLLDGSSVAHKDAIILAVKSLPPQTLINLAMFGTSVQPLFPESRPCGDDTVQLICESIEMLQAACGPPDVRAALDWALGQPQHKAHPRQLFLLTAASPVATVTHQTLELMRWHRGAARCFSFGLGPACRQLIQGLSALSRGQAFFLRPGERLQPMLVQALRKALEPALSDISVDWFVPDAVEALLTPREIPALYPGDQLLGYCSLFRVDGFRSCPPGGQEPGWQSLGGSVFPSPEEAPSATSPGTEPTGTSEPLGTGTVSAEMSSPWAAGDSEQSTDALTDPVTDPGPNPSSDTAIWRRIFQSSYIREQYVLTHCSASPEPGPGSTGSSESPISQGPGSPEGSAPLDPPSQQGCRSLAWGEPAGSRSCPLPPPPLATVKTGALSAEVLGRRHRVALAGRSLSSPPGRVNPAPGHPRHPSLGVAPDGPGPEPGRQLGQGLDDSGNLLSPAPMDWDMLMDPPFLFTAVPPNGELAPPAIPPPPQAPRCHVVIRALCGEQPMCWEVGIGLETLWGPGDVGALPPSPPERENAWDQALHRLTAASVVRDNEQLALRGGGETMADRGHARRSWLRALQTSKVSFAPSCFTCPVAVDATTREVLPSALQVRSSEPAEPPGTSPASQGHPNAAPLPTIVHSKGGWDPDQIGNSNSALGGHTAPTGGPHRLTPQPPSRLSLSGRKPRGPDSHRLRSPDAGQAGDSNSEGSDHDYLPLVRLQEAPGSFRLDAPFCAAVRISQERLCRASPFAAHRASLSPTSASSPWALLGHGVGQGDSATASCSPSPSSGSEGPGQADSGRGSDTEASEGAEGPGGADLRGRTWATAVALAWLEHRCAAAFGEWELAAAKADCWLRAQHLPEGLDLANLKAAARGLFLLLRHWDQNLQLHLLCYSPANM from the exons ATGCCCGGCCTGTACTGCCCCTCCAGCTGGACGCCGCTGCCCCTCACGGACTCCTGGGTCCGGGCCTGCGCCAACGGACCCTGCCTCAGCCTGAGGGCCCGACTCACCTACCACAACCCGCAGCCGCAGCCGGTGGACG GTGTGTTCGTGTACCCGCTGGCCGAGGCTGAAGTGGTTTCCGGCTTCGAGGCGGAGGCGGCGGGACGGCGCGTCTCCTTCCAGCTGCAGAGCAGGCGCCGCACGCAGGCGGCCTGCTGCCGCGCGCTGGGTCCGGCGCTGGGGGCATTAACGCCCCGCCGCTGCGCGCAGG GTCATCTTGTCTTGGATCTGGCCCAGGCCCGGTCCACGCTGGTGCTGCCCACAGGCCTCATCGCCGCGGCCGGCACCGTGACAGTGACCCTGCGCAGCAGCCGGGAGCTGCCCTCCAGGCCTGATGGGGTGCTGCGCGTGGCTGTGCCCTCTGTGCTCACCCCTCTGGCCCCGCCAGGCCCGCCGGGGCCCCCCAGGCCTCCGGGGCTCTGTGACGACAG CCCCACCAGCTGCTTCAGGGTGGGCAGCCCTGAGGGGGCAGGGCCAGCCTGGGAGGAGCCAGCTGCCCCACAGGACGTGTTCTCAGGCCCTGCCCGCTGCCCTGCCCCGTACACCTTCTCCTTCAAGATGCTGGTTACTGGGCCATGCCTGCTGGCAG GCCTGGAGAGCCCCTCTCATGCTCTGCGGGCAGATGCCCCACCTCATGCCAGCTCTGCAGCCACCATCTGTGTCACACTGGCAGAGGGCCACCGCTGTGACCGGGCCTTGGAGATCCTGCTGCACCCCAGTG agccCCACCAGCCACACCTGATGCTGGAGGCCGGCAGCCTGAGCTCAGCAGAATATGAGGCCCAGGTGAGGGCCCGCCGGGATTTTCAGAGGCTGCAGCGAAGGGATAGTGATGGGGACCGACAG GTGTGGTTCCTGCAGCGACGCTTCCACAAGGACATCCTGCTTAACCCCGTGCTGGTGCTGAGCTTCTGCCCGGACTTGAGCTCCAAGCCTGGACACCTGGGCACAGCTACGCGGGAGCTCCTCGTCCTGTTGGATGGCAGCAGTGTGGCACACAAG GATGCCATCATTTTGGCTGTGAAGTCGCTCCCGCCCCAGACACTCATCAACCTGGCCATGTTTGGCACGTCGGTGCAGCCCCTCTTCCCAGAGAGCCGGCCTTGCGGTGAT GACACCGTGCAGCTGATCTGTGAGAGCATTGAGATGCTGCAGGCTGCGTGTGGCCCGCCGGACGTGCGGGCTGCGCTGGACTGGGCCCTGGGGCAGCCCCAGCACAAGGCCCACCCTCGGCAGCTGTTCCTGCTCACCGCTGCCTCACCTGTGGCCACTGTCACCCACCAAACCCTGGAGCTCATGAGGTGGCACAGGGGGGCAGCCAG GTGCTTTTCCTTTGGGCTTGGGCCTGCCTGCCGCCAGCTGATCCAGGGTCTGTCTGCTCTCAGCAGGGGCCAGGCCTTCTTCCTGAGGCCTGGGGAAAGGCTGCAGCCCATG CTGGTGCAGGCTCTGCGGAAGGCACTGGAGCCTGCGTTGAGCGACATCTCCGTGGACTGGTTTGTGCCCGATGCGGTGGAGGCACTGCTGACGCCCCGGGAGATCCCAGCGCTCTATCCTGGGGACCAGCTGCTTGGTTACTGCTCACTCTTCAGGGTGGATGGCTTCCGGTCCTGCCCCCCAGGG GGCCAAGAGCCTGGCTGGCAGAGCCTGGGCGGCTCCGTGTTCCCATCTCCAGAGGAAGCACCATCTGCCACCAGCCCTGGCACTGAGCCCACCGGCACCTCGGAGCCACTGGGAACAGGCACTGTGTCGGCAGAGATGTCCAGCCCATGGGCTGCTGGGGACTCAGAGCAGA GTACTGATGCTCTGACAGACCCAGTCACGGACCCTGGACCTAACCCGTCCTCTGACACAGCCATATGGCGCCGCATCTTCCAGTCCTCATACATCCGGGAGCAATATGTGCTGACCCACTGCTCTgccagcccagagccaggcccaggTTCCACAGGCAGCAGTGAGTCCCCCATCTCCCAGGGCCCTGGTTCACCTGAAGGCAGTGCTCCCCTGGACCCCCCTTCTCAGCAGGGTTGCCGCAGCCTGGCCTGGGGAGAACCTGCAGGCTCCCgctcctgccccctgcctccacccccactgGCAACAGTCAAG ACTGGGGCCTTGAGTGCTGAGGTGCTAGGCCGTCGACACAGAGTGGCTCTGGCTGGCCGAAGTCTCTCGTCTCCACCAGGCCGGGTGAATCCAGCCCCTggccacccccgccacccctctCTGGGTGTAGCGCCAGATGGGCCAGGCCCTGAGCCAGGGCGGCAGCTGGGACAGGGCCTGGATGACTCAG GAAACCtgctctccccagcccccatggACTGGGACATGCTGATGGATCCACCCTTCTTATTCACGGCTGTTCCTCCCAATGGGGAGTTGGCCCCTCCGGCAATACCGCCGCCTCCCCAGGCTCCACGCTGCCATGTGGTGATCCGGGCCCTGTGTGGGGAGCAGCCTATGTGCTGGGAGGTGGGCATTGGGCTGGAGACATTATGGGGTCCTGGGGATGTTGGCGCACTGCCTCCGTCACCCCCTGAAAGAGAAAATGCTTGGGATCAAGCACTCCATCGACTGACAGCAGCTTCCGTGGTCCGGGACAATGAGCAGCTGGCTCTCCGGGGAGGGGGCGAGACCATGGCTGACCGGG GCCATGCCCGGAGGTCCTGGCTTCGAGCCCTTCAGACAAGCAAGGTCAGCTTTGCCCCCTCCTGCTTCACCTGCCCTGTAGCTGTGGATGCTACCACTAGGGAGGTCTTGCCATCAGCCCTGCAGGTGCGGAGCTCAG AGCCAGCAGAGCCCCCAGGCACCTCTCCTGCTTCTCAGGGCCATCCAAATGCTGCTCCTCTGCCCACAATCGTCCACTCTAAAG GCGGCTGGGACCCGGACCAAATAGGCAACTCCAATTCTGCTTTGGGGGGCCACACAGCCCCCACCGGAGGGCCTCATCGCCTGACCCCCCAGCCTCCATCTCGGCTCAGCCTGAGCGGTCGGAAGCCCCGAGGTCCAGACAGCCATAGACTCCGCAGCCCCGACGCGGGCCAGGCCGGTGACAGCAACAGTGAAGGCAGCGACCACGACTACCTACCCTTG GTGCGGTTGCAGGAGGCACCTGGCTCCTTCCGCCTGGACGCGCCCTTCTGCGCAGCTGTGCGCATCTCGCAGGAGCGTCTATGCCGCGCCTCGCCCTTCGCTGCGCATCGCGCCAGCCTCAGCCCCACTTCGGCCTCCTCTCCCTGGGCACTTCTAGGGCACGGTGTTGGCCAGGGTGACAGTGCCACGGCCTCCTGCAGCCCGTCTCCCAGCTCAGGCTCCGAGGGTCCAGGCCAGGCGGACAGTGGGCGGGGCTCAGACACCGAGGCCTCAGAGGGGGCGGAAGGGCCTGGCGGTGCCGACTTGCGGGGCCGGACTTGGGCCACTGCCGTGGCGCTTGCGTGGCTGGAGCACCGCTGTGCGGCTGCCTTTGGGGAGTGGGAACTGGCGGCAGCAAAGGCTGACTGTTGGCTGCGAGCCCAGCACCTGCCAGAGGGCCTCGACCTGGCCAACCTCAAGGCTGCTGCCCGCGGTCTCTTCCTGCTGCTGCGCCACTGGGACCAGAAcctacagctgcacctgctgtgCTACAGCCCGGCAAACATGTGA